A section of the Streptomyces sp. SCL15-4 genome encodes:
- a CDS encoding sensor histidine kinase, whose product MARTLARPHRDDWWIAVAGLLGGVLLWAFGIHPRTPSDSLVLWHAPWAALVPLALTAAAEPLRRVRPRTGLLTGTAALVLDTVTLGSVITVVLYTDLVYAAVLYGTPASARRIPWITGMLTVLGGVVPAALWRDPQGLLIGLGVGVVALAPAATGSLVRGHRDAAEAARLRAEQTALLAEMDRAQAVTAERARVARELHDMVANHLSAIAIHSTAALSLDDARTSRDALAVVRENSVAGLAEMRRLIGILRDRSGDREPAASPTLAGLGALVGTARANGLDVRLDAGHGDVPAPVELAAYRIVQESLTNALKHAAEGCVHVVLRQRDGALDIRVTSPYRPGDDPRAPGSGSGLTGMRERAALLGGTFEAGPRDGLWAVRAALPLTEGDPA is encoded by the coding sequence ATGGCCCGCACGCTCGCCCGCCCGCACCGAGACGACTGGTGGATCGCCGTGGCCGGGCTGCTCGGCGGAGTACTGCTGTGGGCGTTCGGCATCCACCCCCGCACCCCCTCGGACAGCCTGGTGCTGTGGCACGCGCCGTGGGCGGCCCTGGTCCCGCTGGCGCTTACCGCCGCCGCCGAGCCGCTGCGCCGCGTCCGGCCGCGCACCGGGCTGCTGACCGGCACCGCCGCGCTGGTCCTGGACACGGTGACCCTCGGCAGTGTGATCACGGTCGTGCTGTACACCGACCTGGTGTACGCGGCCGTCCTGTACGGCACGCCGGCCTCGGCCCGCCGCATCCCGTGGATCACCGGGATGCTGACGGTCCTCGGCGGAGTGGTGCCGGCGGCGCTGTGGCGCGATCCGCAGGGGCTGCTGATCGGGCTGGGCGTCGGAGTGGTGGCGCTGGCCCCCGCCGCGACCGGTTCCCTGGTGCGCGGACACCGCGACGCCGCCGAGGCGGCCCGGCTGCGGGCCGAACAGACCGCGCTGCTGGCCGAGATGGACCGGGCCCAGGCGGTGACCGCGGAACGCGCCCGGGTGGCCCGCGAGTTGCACGACATGGTCGCCAACCATCTGTCGGCCATCGCCATCCACTCCACGGCGGCGCTCTCCCTCGACGACGCGAGGACCTCCCGGGACGCGCTGGCCGTCGTCCGGGAGAACAGCGTGGCGGGGCTGGCCGAGATGCGCCGGCTGATCGGGATCCTGCGGGACCGCTCGGGCGACCGGGAGCCCGCCGCCTCGCCCACGCTGGCGGGCCTCGGCGCGCTGGTCGGCACCGCCCGGGCCAACGGCCTGGACGTGCGCCTGGACGCCGGGCACGGGGACGTGCCGGCGCCCGTGGAGCTGGCCGCCTACCGGATCGTGCAGGAGTCGCTGACCAACGCCCTGAAGCACGCGGCCGAGGGATGCGTGCACGTCGTGCTGCGGCAGCGGGACGGCGCGCTGGACATCCGCGTGACCAGTCCCTACCGGCCGGGCGACGACCCCCGCGCGCCGGGTTCCGGTTCCGGTCTGACCGGGATGCGGGAGCGGGCGGCGCTGCTCGGCGGCACGTTCGAGGCCGGGCCCCGGGACGGTCTGTGGGCCGTACGGGCCGCTCTTCCGCTCACCGAAGGAGATCCCGCATGA
- a CDS encoding ATP-binding protein, with product MDPINPGPEDHGQAHSRRPPRDPLASDLAPGTPTPARMDRLVCGGLQLTVNPVDGSEIEPCPPAERPGRPAKRTAAERAEAGLAARPPAPAGSVPAAPAVPERQEERERLARLLARGRSVRLTGPAGSGRTALLDLLAEDCRDLAPDGVVRLGGFRRTPGDLLHELFHAVHRAPGYRPDPDELLEFVREIGAVVVVDDLEFGATALDELLDATPECAFLFGAAPDVPAPSAEADVEEVFLGGLDRAAGLQVLERTAGRALTEEEVNWAGDLWFESEGLPLRFVQAGALLRQRDQLRASAGAVDEYGVFEDVRNALDLPVEPAEEVPLPSLGEAAAPAPLLASRLTSSARAALRFAVALGGELPHQAHLPALVGDTHADAALAELVECGLVAPVGSRYRLAAGVRAQLEAAGYADGAAEHALTAARHYAWWAGHPSVGPDRVCAEADAVLAALAAVVPRTAPAAEGEESGAVRLARTAAPAFAAGLHWSAWERALRSGAEAARLTGEVADQAYFHHELGILALCSGQFGRARAELEASSGLRGALADKRGAVAGRRALALLADLAGEVPGASVPPASAPAEEEPAEVRQDGPAPVPYGPSGETLATRQLTQPVPRSVPQPVPPAAPEPGTRGGGLRRLARRNLVAAGAGALLAAVLGTVVTLGMTSSGSSDRDPAGEVDANPSASQGLGDGESGVGPTDTGDTGAAGGGRPASPGPDGTYGTADDPVPPGATARPSESVEPSRPGTSSGSPSTSPKPGGSGGSSTGGSTGGTSGGSTGGGGTGSTGSSGGTGTGGGGSTTGGSTDGTSTGGTTDGGTGTGGSTGSTGTTGETAGGSTDGASTGGTTDGGTDTGGTTTGDTSGTTTSGSTEGTTASATHPVPSTTNSVI from the coding sequence ATGGACCCGATCAACCCGGGACCCGAGGACCACGGCCAGGCGCACAGCCGCCGCCCGCCCCGGGACCCCCTCGCCTCCGACCTCGCCCCGGGCACGCCCACGCCCGCCCGCATGGACCGGCTGGTCTGCGGCGGCCTCCAGCTGACCGTCAATCCGGTCGACGGCAGCGAGATCGAACCCTGCCCGCCGGCCGAGCGCCCCGGCAGGCCCGCCAAGCGCACCGCCGCCGAGCGCGCCGAGGCCGGCCTCGCGGCCCGTCCGCCCGCGCCGGCCGGCTCCGTCCCGGCCGCGCCCGCCGTGCCGGAGCGTCAGGAGGAGCGCGAGCGCCTGGCCCGGCTGCTGGCCCGGGGCCGCTCGGTCCGCCTCACCGGCCCGGCCGGCTCCGGCCGCACCGCCCTGCTCGACCTCCTCGCCGAGGACTGCCGCGACCTCGCCCCCGACGGCGTGGTCCGCCTGGGCGGCTTCCGCCGGACGCCCGGCGATCTGCTGCACGAGCTGTTCCACGCCGTCCACCGCGCCCCCGGCTACCGCCCCGATCCGGACGAACTTCTCGAGTTCGTCCGGGAGATCGGCGCGGTCGTCGTCGTGGACGACCTGGAGTTCGGCGCGACCGCCCTGGACGAACTGCTCGACGCCACCCCCGAGTGCGCGTTCCTGTTCGGCGCCGCGCCCGACGTGCCCGCGCCGTCCGCCGAGGCGGACGTGGAGGAGGTCTTCCTCGGCGGCCTCGACCGGGCCGCCGGGCTGCAGGTCCTGGAACGGACCGCCGGCCGGGCGCTGACCGAGGAGGAGGTCAACTGGGCCGGCGACCTGTGGTTCGAGTCCGAGGGGCTGCCGCTGCGGTTCGTCCAGGCCGGCGCCCTGCTGCGGCAGCGCGACCAGCTGCGGGCCAGCGCCGGCGCGGTGGACGAGTACGGCGTCTTCGAGGACGTGCGCAACGCCCTCGACCTGCCGGTCGAGCCGGCGGAGGAGGTCCCGCTGCCCTCCCTGGGCGAGGCCGCCGCGCCCGCCCCGCTGCTCGCCTCCCGGCTCACCTCCTCCGCCCGTGCCGCCCTGCGCTTCGCGGTGGCCCTCGGCGGTGAGCTGCCGCACCAGGCGCATCTGCCCGCCCTGGTCGGCGACACCCACGCCGACGCGGCCCTCGCCGAGCTGGTGGAGTGCGGACTGGTCGCACCGGTCGGCTCCCGCTACCGGCTGGCGGCCGGTGTGCGGGCCCAGCTGGAGGCCGCCGGATACGCCGACGGCGCCGCCGAGCACGCCCTCACCGCGGCCCGGCACTACGCCTGGTGGGCCGGCCACCCCTCGGTCGGACCGGACCGCGTGTGCGCGGAGGCCGACGCGGTGCTGGCCGCGCTGGCCGCCGTCGTCCCGCGTACGGCGCCGGCTGCGGAGGGCGAGGAGAGCGGGGCGGTGCGGCTGGCGCGCACGGCGGCGCCCGCCTTCGCCGCGGGGCTGCACTGGAGCGCCTGGGAACGGGCCCTGCGGTCCGGTGCGGAGGCCGCCCGGCTGACCGGCGAGGTGGCCGATCAAGCCTATTTCCACCACGAGTTGGGCATCCTCGCGTTGTGCTCCGGGCAGTTCGGCCGGGCCCGTGCCGAGCTGGAGGCGTCCAGCGGGCTGCGCGGCGCTCTCGCCGACAAGCGGGGCGCGGTGGCGGGCCGCCGGGCGCTGGCGCTGCTCGCCGACCTCGCCGGCGAGGTGCCGGGGGCGTCGGTGCCGCCGGCTTCGGCGCCGGCGGAGGAAGAACCGGCGGAGGTACGGCAGGACGGACCGGCGCCGGTGCCCTACGGTCCCTCGGGCGAGACCCTGGCCACCCGGCAGCTGACGCAGCCGGTGCCGCGGAGCGTGCCGCAGCCGGTGCCGCCCGCCGCGCCGGAGCCCGGGACGCGGGGCGGCGGCCTGCGGCGGCTGGCCCGGCGCAACCTGGTGGCGGCCGGGGCGGGTGCGCTGCTCGCGGCCGTGCTCGGCACGGTCGTCACGCTCGGCATGACGTCCTCCGGCAGCAGCGACCGGGACCCGGCGGGGGAGGTCGACGCCAACCCGTCGGCGAGCCAGGGGCTGGGCGACGGGGAGTCGGGCGTGGGCCCGACGGACACCGGGGACACCGGCGCGGCCGGCGGCGGCCGGCCCGCGTCGCCGGGGCCCGACGGCACGTATGGCACGGCGGACGACCCCGTCCCGCCGGGTGCCACGGCGCGTCCGTCGGAGAGCGTCGAGCCGTCCCGTCCCGGCACGTCCTCCGGCTCGCCGTCGACGTCGCCGAAGCCCGGCGGATCGGGCGGCTCCTCCACCGGCGGTTCGACGGGCGGCACGTCCGGCGGCTCGACCGGGGGCGGCGGCACGGGCTCCACCGGTTCGTCCGGTGGTACGGGCACCGGGGGCGGCGGTTCGACGACCGGCGGCTCCACGGACGGCACGTCCACGGGCGGTACGACGGACGGCGGCACCGGCACCGGCGGCTCGACCGGCTCGACCGGTACGACGGGCGAGACGGCCGGCGGCTCCACGGACGGCGCGTCCACGGGCGGTACGACGGACGGCGGCACCGACACCGGCGGCACGACCACCGGCGACACCTCCGGCACGACGACCTCCGGCTCCACCGAGGGCACCACGGCCTCGGCGACCCATCCGGTCCCGTCCACGACGAACTCGGTGATCTGA
- a CDS encoding glycoside hydrolase family 18 chitinase, with the protein MRFRHRAAAGFASLLLPLAGAVGLASPAQAAGNATATFAKTSDWGTGFGGQWTIKNTGTSSISSWTVEWDFPSGTSVTSAWDADVTNSGTHWTAKNKSYNGTIAPGASFSFGFNGSGPGSPSNCKLNGDSCDGATVPGDAAPSAPGTPTASSVTDTSVKLGWSAATDDKGIKNYDVLRDGKKVATVTTTSYSDTGLTAGTDYSYTVQARDTADQTGPVSGAVKVHTTGGGTTPPPTGDKVKMGYFTEWGIYGRNYNVKNLVTSGSAAKITHINYAFGNVTGGKCAIGDSYADYDKAFTADQSVSGVADTWDQPLRGNFNQLRQLKAKYPHIKILWSFGGWTWSGGFADAAKNPAAFAQSCYDLVEDPRWADVFDGIDIDWEYPNACGLTCDTSGAAAYKNLMAGLRAKFGPNYLITAATTADGSAGGKIEAADYAGAAQYIDWYNVMTYDFFGAWDAKGPTAPHSPLTSYSGIPKEGFTTADALAKFKAIGVPAKKLLIGIGFYGRGWTGVTQDAPGGTATGPAAGTYEQGIEDYKVLKTSCPATGTVAGTAYAHCGSNWWSYDTPATIKSKMAWANTQGLGGAFFWEFSGDTGNGELVSAISDNL; encoded by the coding sequence ATGCGCTTCAGACACAGAGCCGCGGCAGGGTTCGCGTCCCTGTTGCTCCCCCTGGCCGGCGCCGTCGGTCTCGCCAGCCCCGCCCAGGCCGCGGGCAACGCGACCGCGACCTTCGCCAAGACCAGCGACTGGGGCACCGGCTTCGGCGGCCAGTGGACCATCAAGAACACCGGCACCAGCAGCATCAGCTCCTGGACCGTCGAATGGGACTTCCCCTCCGGGACCTCCGTCACCTCCGCGTGGGACGCGGACGTGACCAACTCCGGCACCCACTGGACGGCGAAGAACAAGTCCTACAACGGCACCATCGCCCCCGGCGCCTCGTTCTCCTTCGGCTTCAACGGCTCGGGCCCCGGCTCGCCGTCCAACTGCAAGCTGAACGGCGACAGCTGTGACGGCGCCACGGTCCCGGGCGACGCCGCCCCCTCCGCCCCCGGCACCCCGACCGCCTCCTCCGTCACCGACACCTCGGTGAAGCTCGGCTGGAGCGCGGCCACCGACGACAAGGGCATCAAGAACTACGACGTCCTGCGCGACGGCAAGAAGGTCGCCACGGTCACCACCACGTCGTACAGCGACACCGGTCTGACCGCCGGCACCGACTACTCCTACACCGTGCAGGCCCGCGACACGGCCGACCAGACCGGTCCGGTCAGCGGCGCGGTGAAGGTGCACACCACCGGCGGCGGCACCACTCCCCCGCCCACCGGTGACAAGGTGAAGATGGGCTACTTCACCGAGTGGGGCATCTACGGCCGCAACTACAACGTCAAGAACCTGGTGACGTCCGGCTCCGCGGCCAAGATCACGCACATCAACTACGCCTTCGGCAACGTCACCGGCGGCAAGTGCGCGATCGGCGACTCCTACGCCGACTACGACAAGGCGTTCACCGCCGACCAGTCGGTCAGCGGCGTCGCCGACACCTGGGACCAGCCGCTGCGCGGCAACTTCAACCAGCTGCGCCAGCTGAAGGCCAAGTACCCGCACATCAAGATCCTGTGGTCCTTCGGCGGCTGGACCTGGTCCGGCGGCTTCGCGGACGCGGCCAAGAACCCGGCGGCCTTCGCGCAGTCCTGCTACGACCTGGTCGAGGACCCGCGCTGGGCCGATGTCTTCGACGGCATCGACATCGACTGGGAGTACCCGAACGCCTGCGGTCTCACCTGTGACACCAGCGGCGCCGCGGCGTACAAGAACCTGATGGCCGGCCTGCGCGCCAAGTTCGGTCCCAACTACCTGATCACGGCCGCGACCACCGCCGACGGCTCGGCCGGCGGCAAGATCGAGGCCGCGGACTACGCGGGCGCCGCGCAGTACATCGACTGGTACAACGTGATGACGTACGACTTCTTCGGTGCCTGGGACGCCAAGGGCCCGACCGCCCCGCACTCCCCGCTCACCTCCTACAGCGGCATCCCCAAGGAGGGCTTCACCACCGCCGACGCCCTCGCCAAGTTCAAGGCGATCGGCGTGCCGGCCAAGAAGCTGCTCATCGGCATCGGCTTCTACGGCCGCGGCTGGACCGGCGTCACCCAGGACGCCCCGGGCGGCACGGCCACCGGCCCGGCGGCCGGCACCTACGAGCAGGGCATCGAGGACTACAAGGTCCTGAAGACGTCCTGCCCGGCCACCGGCACCGTCGCGGGCACGGCGTACGCGCACTGCGGCAGCAACTGGTGGTCGTACGACACTCCCGCCACCATCAAGTCGAAGATGGCCTGGGCCAACACCCAGGGCCTCGGCGGCGCGTTCTTCTGGGAGTTCAGCGGCGACACCGGCAACGGTGAACTCGTGAGCGCCATCAGCGACAACCTGTAA
- a CDS encoding cob(I)yrinic acid a,c-diamide adenosyltransferase produces MVNLTRIYTRTGDQGTTSLGDMSRVPKTDLRIAAYADANEANAVIGTALALGGLAEEIAAVLTRVQNDLFDVGADLSTPVVENPGFPPLRVEQFYIDRLEADCDRFNERLEKLRSFILPGGTPGAALLHQACTVVRRAERSTWAALEAHGETMNPLTATYLNRLSDLLFILARSANGEAGDVLWVPGGER; encoded by the coding sequence ATGGTCAATCTGACACGTATCTACACCAGGACCGGCGACCAGGGCACCACCAGCCTCGGTGACATGAGCCGGGTGCCCAAGACGGACCTCAGGATCGCCGCGTACGCGGACGCCAACGAGGCGAACGCGGTGATCGGCACCGCACTCGCGCTGGGCGGGCTGGCGGAGGAGATCGCCGCGGTCCTCACCCGCGTGCAGAACGACCTGTTCGACGTGGGCGCGGACCTGTCGACGCCGGTCGTGGAGAATCCCGGGTTCCCGCCGCTCAGGGTGGAGCAGTTCTACATCGACCGGCTGGAGGCGGACTGCGACCGGTTCAACGAGCGGCTGGAGAAGCTGCGCTCCTTCATCCTGCCGGGCGGCACCCCGGGCGCGGCCCTGCTGCACCAGGCGTGCACGGTCGTCCGCCGGGCCGAGCGCTCCACCTGGGCGGCCCTTGAGGCGCACGGCGAGACGATGAACCCGCTCACCGCGACCTACCTCAACCGCCTCTCCGACCTGCTGTTCATCCTGGCCCGCAGCGCCAACGGCGAGGCCGGCGACGTGCTGTGGGTGCCGGGCGGGGAGCGTTAG
- a CDS encoding 3-hydroxyacyl-CoA dehydrogenase family protein gives MARKLAVIGAGLMGSGIAQVAAQAGWDVVLRDVTDEALRRGTDGIKASYDKFVGKGRLAAEDAEAALARITPTTDLDAAADADVVVEAVFEKLEVKHEIFRALDKLVREDAVLASNTSAIPITKIAAATEHPERVVGVHFFSPVPMMKLVELVRGYKTSDETLATAREFAESVGKTCIVVNRDVAGFVTTRLISALVVEATKLYESGVATAEDIDLACKLGFGHAMGPLATADLTGVDILLHATSNIYTESQDEKFAPPELMRRMVDAGDIGRKSGQGFYTY, from the coding sequence GTGGCACGGAAGCTTGCCGTCATCGGGGCCGGGCTCATGGGATCCGGTATCGCTCAGGTCGCCGCGCAGGCCGGCTGGGACGTCGTGCTGCGGGACGTCACCGACGAGGCGCTCCGGCGCGGCACCGACGGCATCAAGGCCTCGTACGACAAGTTCGTCGGCAAGGGCAGGCTGGCGGCCGAGGACGCCGAGGCCGCCCTCGCCCGCATCACCCCGACCACCGACCTGGACGCCGCCGCCGACGCGGACGTCGTCGTGGAGGCCGTCTTCGAGAAGCTGGAGGTCAAGCACGAGATCTTCCGCGCGCTCGACAAGCTGGTGCGCGAGGACGCCGTGCTCGCCTCCAACACCTCCGCCATCCCGATCACCAAGATCGCGGCGGCCACCGAGCACCCCGAGCGCGTCGTCGGCGTCCACTTCTTCTCGCCGGTGCCGATGATGAAGCTCGTCGAGCTGGTCCGCGGCTACAAGACCAGCGACGAGACCCTCGCCACCGCCCGGGAGTTCGCCGAGTCCGTCGGCAAGACCTGCATCGTCGTCAACCGCGACGTGGCCGGCTTCGTCACCACCCGGCTCATCTCCGCCCTCGTGGTGGAGGCGACCAAGCTCTACGAGTCCGGCGTCGCCACCGCCGAGGACATCGACCTCGCCTGCAAGCTGGGCTTCGGCCACGCCATGGGGCCGCTCGCCACCGCCGACCTCACCGGTGTGGACATCCTCCTGCACGCCACGAGCAACATCTACACCGAGTCCCAGGACGAGAAGTTCGCCCCGCCGGAGCTGATGCGCCGGATGGTGGACGCCGGTGACATCGGCCGCAAGAGCGGGCAGGGCTTCTACACGTACTAA
- a CDS encoding STAS domain-containing protein has product MYIRGDHVELVVGGRLDVRSAADARTALHSAVDTGVGDLVLDLSELDSWDATGLGVIMGAHRRAGRCGRRLVLRGVPAQMQRLLVATRLHRILAIEGGIGVESLPRV; this is encoded by the coding sequence ATGTACATCAGGGGCGACCACGTCGAGCTGGTCGTCGGGGGCCGCCTCGACGTCCGCAGCGCGGCGGACGCCCGTACGGCCCTGCACTCGGCCGTCGACACCGGAGTCGGCGACCTGGTGCTCGACCTGTCCGAACTGGATTCGTGGGACGCCACCGGACTCGGTGTGATCATGGGCGCCCACCGGCGGGCCGGCCGCTGCGGGCGCCGGCTGGTGCTGCGGGGCGTGCCCGCGCAGATGCAGCGCCTGCTGGTGGCCACCCGGCTGCACCGCATCCTGGCCATCGAGGGCGGCATCGGAGTGGAGTCGCTGCCCCGGGTGTGA
- a CDS encoding helix-turn-helix domain-containing protein — MAEGLRERKKRQTRQYISDVATGLFLERGFEAVTVAEIAEAANVSVNTVYNYFPAKEDLFFDRSAGMADRLARWVRGRDVGESAARAVLRELRSEVEAVSPRVGLMAGYDRFMRVIREAPVLRSRLWSLQQETHDILEAALREETGAAADDPLPDLMAGQICWVQQAVFAAIGREMVSGRKPAEVSREVLVLLDDIEDLLSEKVLNYAVRGAV, encoded by the coding sequence ATGGCTGAAGGGCTCAGGGAGCGGAAGAAGAGGCAGACCCGGCAGTACATCTCGGATGTCGCCACGGGGCTGTTTCTGGAGCGCGGCTTCGAGGCGGTGACCGTCGCGGAGATCGCCGAGGCGGCGAACGTCTCCGTCAACACCGTCTACAACTACTTCCCGGCCAAGGAGGACCTCTTCTTCGACCGCTCGGCCGGTATGGCCGACCGGCTCGCCCGCTGGGTCCGCGGCCGGGACGTGGGGGAGTCCGCCGCGCGCGCCGTCCTGCGCGAACTGCGCTCGGAGGTCGAGGCCGTCTCGCCCCGGGTCGGCCTGATGGCGGGCTACGACCGCTTCATGCGGGTCATCCGCGAGGCGCCGGTGCTGCGTTCGCGGCTGTGGAGCCTGCAACAGGAGACCCACGACATCCTGGAGGCGGCCCTGCGCGAGGAGACCGGCGCCGCCGCCGACGATCCGCTGCCGGATCTGATGGCCGGCCAGATCTGCTGGGTCCAGCAGGCCGTCTTCGCCGCCATCGGCCGCGAGATGGTGTCCGGCCGCAAACCGGCCGAAGTGTCACGAGAGGTACTCGTCCTCCTGGACGACATCGAGGACCTGTTGAGCGAAAAGGTCCTCAACTACGCCGTCCGAGGCGCGGTCTGA
- a CDS encoding DUF2550 domain-containing protein, with product MVLALTVCGIVVALVVVGLFLFGLRRRLIQRSGGTFDCSLRWDVSAKPDAGGKGWSYGVARYNGDRIEWYRVFSYAVRPRRVLERAQIEVAGRRLPEGEEELALLSDAVVLACTHRGTRLELAMSEDALTGFLAWLEAAPPGQRVNVA from the coding sequence ATGGTCCTCGCTCTGACTGTGTGCGGAATCGTGGTCGCGCTCGTGGTGGTGGGACTGTTCCTGTTCGGGCTGCGGCGCCGGCTCATCCAGCGCTCCGGCGGCACCTTCGACTGCTCGCTGCGCTGGGACGTGTCCGCGAAACCGGACGCGGGCGGCAAGGGCTGGTCCTACGGCGTCGCCCGCTACAACGGCGACCGCATCGAGTGGTACCGGGTCTTCTCCTACGCCGTCCGTCCCCGCCGGGTCCTGGAGCGGGCGCAGATCGAGGTGGCCGGCCGCCGGCTGCCCGAGGGCGAGGAGGAACTGGCGCTGCTGTCCGACGCGGTGGTGCTGGCCTGTACGCATCGGGGCACGCGCCTCGAACTCGCCATGAGCGAAGACGCGCTGACCGGATTTCTCGCGTGGCTGGAAGCAGCCCCGCCCGGTCAGCGCGTCAATGTCGCTTAG
- a CDS encoding ABC transporter ATP-binding protein — protein MTAVISTAGLARTFRTKAGPVEAVRGIDLTVHEGEILGFLGPNGAGKTTTLRMLTTLLKPTGGTATVAGRDLVADPVGVRRASGYVAQSGGVDPQITVREELVTQGRMYRLPKDRAVARAAELAAELGLTELLDRRTGALSGGQRRRLDIAMALTHRPKVLFLDEPTTGLDPGSRADLWALVRRLRDEHGTTVFLTTHYLDEADALADRLVIVDRGAVAAEGTPGALKLRYGGSLDATLQDTFLAVTGRGPAAADTAPVAV, from the coding sequence ATGACAGCAGTCATCAGCACGGCGGGCCTGGCCCGCACCTTCCGGACGAAAGCCGGCCCCGTCGAAGCCGTCCGCGGCATCGACCTCACCGTCCACGAAGGCGAGATCCTCGGCTTCCTCGGACCCAACGGCGCCGGGAAGACGACCACCCTGCGCATGCTCACCACCCTGCTGAAACCGACCGGCGGCACGGCCACCGTGGCCGGCCGCGACCTCGTGGCCGATCCGGTCGGGGTGCGCCGGGCCAGCGGCTACGTCGCGCAGTCCGGCGGGGTGGACCCGCAGATCACCGTGCGGGAGGAACTGGTCACCCAGGGCCGGATGTACCGGTTGCCGAAGGACCGGGCCGTCGCCCGCGCCGCCGAACTGGCCGCGGAACTGGGCCTCACCGAACTCCTGGACCGCAGGACCGGCGCGCTCTCCGGCGGCCAGCGGCGCCGGCTGGACATCGCGATGGCGCTCACCCACCGCCCGAAGGTGCTGTTCCTGGACGAGCCGACCACCGGCCTGGACCCCGGCAGCCGCGCCGACCTGTGGGCGCTGGTCCGCCGGCTGCGCGACGAGCACGGGACGACCGTCTTCCTGACCACCCACTACCTGGACGAGGCCGACGCCCTGGCCGACCGCCTGGTGATCGTCGACCGGGGCGCGGTCGCCGCCGAGGGCACCCCGGGCGCGCTCAAGCTCCGCTACGGCGGCTCGCTCGACGCCACCCTCCAGGACACCTTCCTCGCCGTCACCGGCCGCGGGCCCGCCGCGGCCGACACCGCGCCCGTGGCCGTATAG
- a CDS encoding response regulator transcription factor has product MIRVLVAEDQSAVRAGLVLILGSAPDIEVAGEAADGERAVELARKLRPDVVLMDVQMPVLDGVSATRRIVAEALADVLVLTTFDLDEYVFGALRAGAAGFLLKNAEARELLEAVRTVARGEGIVAPAVTRRLIAEFAAGAGPDRGTAADPAVLQDLTRREREVLGRIGEGLSNAEIAGRLDMAEGTVKTHVSRLLAKLGLRSRVQAAVLARELGL; this is encoded by the coding sequence ATGATCCGTGTCCTGGTCGCCGAGGACCAGTCCGCCGTCCGCGCCGGGCTGGTGCTCATCCTGGGCAGCGCGCCCGACATCGAGGTGGCCGGGGAGGCCGCGGACGGGGAGCGGGCGGTGGAGCTGGCCCGAAAGCTGCGGCCGGACGTGGTGCTGATGGATGTGCAGATGCCGGTGCTGGACGGAGTGTCGGCGACCCGGCGGATCGTGGCCGAGGCCCTGGCGGACGTGCTGGTGCTGACCACGTTCGACCTGGACGAGTACGTGTTCGGGGCGCTACGGGCCGGAGCGGCGGGGTTCCTGCTGAAGAACGCGGAGGCGCGGGAGCTGCTGGAGGCGGTGCGGACGGTGGCGCGCGGGGAGGGGATCGTGGCTCCGGCCGTGACCCGGCGGCTGATCGCCGAGTTCGCCGCGGGCGCGGGCCCGGACCGGGGTACGGCGGCCGATCCGGCGGTGCTTCAGGATCTGACCCGGCGGGAGCGGGAGGTGCTCGGGCGTATCGGCGAGGGGCTGTCGAACGCGGAGATCGCCGGCCGGCTGGACATGGCGGAGGGCACGGTGAAGACGCACGTCAGCCGGTTGCTGGCCAAGCTGGGGCTACGCAGCCGGGTGCAAGCGGCCGTGCTGGCCAGGGAGTTGGGGCTCTAG
- a CDS encoding ABC transporter permease — MLLHDTALVYGRYLRQSLRSRFALLFGVLTPLLYLLFFGPLLTDLPLGGRGNSWQVLVPGLLLQLGLFGALFAGFTVIVENGQGVVERMRVTPVGRLALLLGRVLRDATVFVFQAVLLVLAALVMGLRAPLAGILIGFAFVALLTVSLASLSYALGLKVRSPQEFGPLINAVSMPSMLLSGLMLPMSLAPAWLDVLSHLVPFRYLVDAVRDAYVGEYTSAHMLYGVLVAVGFAALAMTAGTRVFRTAGA, encoded by the coding sequence ATGCTGCTTCACGACACGGCCCTGGTCTACGGCCGCTACCTCCGCCAGTCCCTGCGCTCCCGCTTCGCCCTGCTCTTCGGCGTGCTGACGCCCCTGCTGTACCTGCTCTTCTTCGGCCCGCTGCTCACCGACCTGCCGCTGGGCGGGCGAGGCAACTCCTGGCAGGTGCTGGTGCCCGGGCTGCTGCTCCAGCTCGGCCTGTTCGGCGCCCTGTTCGCCGGGTTCACGGTGATCGTCGAGAACGGGCAGGGGGTGGTGGAGCGGATGCGGGTGACCCCGGTCGGCCGGCTCGCCCTGCTGCTCGGCCGGGTGCTGCGGGACGCCACCGTGTTCGTCTTCCAGGCGGTGCTGCTGGTGCTGGCGGCGCTGGTGATGGGCTTGCGGGCGCCGCTGGCCGGCATCCTGATCGGCTTCGCCTTCGTGGCCCTGCTCACCGTGTCGCTGGCCTCGCTGTCGTACGCCCTCGGCCTGAAGGTGCGCAGTCCGCAGGAGTTCGGCCCGCTGATCAACGCGGTGTCGATGCCGTCGATGCTGCTGTCCGGGCTGATGCTCCCGATGAGCCTCGCGCCCGCGTGGCTGGACGTGCTGTCGCACCTAGTGCCGTTCCGCTATCTGGTGGACGCGGTCCGGGACGCGTACGTCGGCGAGTACACGAGCGCGCACATGCTCTACGGCGTCCTGGTCGCCGTGGGGTTCGCGGCGCTGGCCATGACGGCGGGCACTCGGGTGTTCCGGACGGCCGGGGCGTAA